From the genome of Chanos chanos chromosome 5, fChaCha1.1, whole genome shotgun sequence, one region includes:
- the LOC115811358 gene encoding ras-related protein Rap-2b-like translates to MREYKVVVLGSGGVGKSALTVQFVTGSFIEKYDPTIEDFYRKEIEVDSSPSVLEILDTAGTEQFASMRDLYIKNGQGFILVYSLVNQQSFQDIKPMRDQIIRVKRYEKVPMILVGNKADLDCEREVSSGEGKALAADWKCPFIETSAKNKSSVDELFAEIVRQMNYSSLPSGKEQCCSCAIL, encoded by the coding sequence ATGAGAGAATACAAAGTGGTCGTGCTGGGATCGGGAGGAGTAGGAAAATCAGCGTTAACTGTTCAGTTTGTGACCGGATCTTTCATCGAGAAATATGACCCCACGATAGAGGATTTTTACCGGAAAGAAATCGAAGTAGACTCGTCACCTTCGGTTCTAGAGATACTGGACACGGCCGGAACGGAGCAATTCGCCTCCATGCGGGATTTGTACATTAAAAACGGACAGGGCTTTATTCTCGTCTATAGCCTTGTTAATCAGCAGAGCTTTCAAGATATCAAACCGATGAGGGATCAGATAATACGAGTGAAGAGGTACGAGAAAGTGCCCATGATTTTGGTTGGCAACAAGGCTGACTTGGATTGTGAAAGAGAGGTGTCTTCCGGAGAAGGCAAAGCGCTGGCCGCGGACTGGAAGTGTCCTTTTATCGAAACTTCTGCCAAAAACAAAAGCTCGGTTGACGAATTATTTGCTGAAATTGTGAGGCAAATGAACTATTCGTCTTTACCGAGTGGAAAAGAGCAGTGTTGTTCTTGTGCcattctgtga